One genomic window of Candidatus Omnitrophota bacterium includes the following:
- the trmD gene encoding tRNA (guanosine(37)-N1)-methyltransferase TrmD yields MRIDILTLFPGMFGDFLGESIIKRAREKGKADIRLHNIRSYSTDKHRKADDRPFGGGPGMVLQVEPIYNALKKIVGAKRSTVILMSPRGKRLEQKQAKRFAKLKRLAIICGHYEGVDERVKELLVDYEISIGDYVLTCGELPAMVLVDAVVRLIPGVLGDGESTVSESFENDLLEYPQYTRPSSFCGMKVPDILLSGDHERIAAWRMKEAVKRTKKRRPDLLKKKE; encoded by the coding sequence TTTTTCCCGGCATGTTCGGCGATTTTTTGGGCGAGTCGATAATCAAAAGAGCCCGCGAAAAAGGAAAGGCCGATATAAGGCTCCACAATATCAGGAGCTACAGTACCGATAAGCACAGAAAAGCGGATGACAGGCCTTTTGGCGGCGGCCCCGGTATGGTATTGCAGGTAGAGCCGATATATAATGCACTAAAGAAAATTGTCGGCGCGAAACGCTCGACGGTTATTTTGATGTCTCCGCGGGGAAAGAGGCTTGAGCAGAAGCAAGCGAAGCGCTTTGCGAAACTTAAGCGGCTGGCCATAATATGCGGCCACTACGAAGGCGTTGATGAAAGAGTAAAAGAATTGCTCGTTGACTACGAGATATCAATAGGCGATTATGTCCTTACCTGCGGGGAACTCCCGGCAATGGTGCTGGTTGACGCCGTAGTAAGGCTTATCCCCGGCGTTTTAGGAGACGGAGAATCTACGGTTTCGGAATCGTTTGAAAACGATCTTCTTGAATATCCGCAGTATACGAGGCCCTCGTCTTTTTGCGGTATGAAGGTGCCGGATATATTGCTCTCAGGCGATCACGAAAGAATAGCGGCGTGGCGGATGAAAGAAGCCGTAAAGAGAACAAAAAAACGCCGCCCCGATTTACTAAAGAAAAAGGAGTAA